The following proteins are co-located in the Polystyrenella longa genome:
- a CDS encoding alpha/beta hydrolase has translation MTYWGNIKNGSPMGLSIAFSLSLAFFYMATPVFADDVPFEEARTFTTEDGWTLKGTYYNMRFDDPNEGVQRPVVLLLPGDRGNRLHWEGQAGFASTLRNSGYAVLTLDPRKYGESTPPANVKNVVKEMRPADYADVLRYDLEAVKLFLFEEHQQKNLNMAKLAIIAPESLAPVAMGFTVRDWKKVPYRDAATLDSRTPRGQDVKALVVISPEVNLPGISGKSALLQLRRPFYDVAIMTVAGDNDKTGKESSDLIYTYLTGNKESDKDDMRMFYKKIYPKYGDRGTELISRNQQMATDILEFLNSHVLKKSIPWQDRRSRFER, from the coding sequence ATGACTTACTGGGGCAATATTAAAAACGGGAGTCCGATGGGGCTCTCTATCGCATTCAGTCTTTCGTTGGCGTTCTTTTATATGGCTACGCCGGTGTTTGCGGACGATGTCCCTTTCGAGGAAGCACGCACTTTCACAACAGAAGATGGCTGGACGCTGAAAGGAACGTATTACAACATGCGTTTCGATGATCCGAATGAAGGGGTGCAACGACCTGTCGTTTTACTCCTCCCGGGTGATCGCGGAAACCGATTGCATTGGGAAGGCCAGGCAGGTTTCGCGAGCACCTTGCGAAATAGCGGATACGCCGTGCTGACACTCGACCCGCGCAAATATGGCGAGAGTACTCCACCTGCCAATGTGAAAAACGTCGTTAAAGAGATGCGTCCTGCCGACTATGCCGATGTTCTTCGATACGATCTTGAAGCAGTGAAACTGTTTCTGTTCGAAGAACACCAACAGAAGAATCTGAATATGGCCAAGCTCGCCATCATCGCACCGGAATCTTTGGCACCGGTCGCCATGGGATTCACCGTTCGCGACTGGAAGAAAGTTCCTTACCGCGATGCCGCGACATTGGATTCCCGGACCCCCCGTGGTCAGGATGTCAAAGCGTTGGTGGTCATCTCTCCGGAAGTGAACTTACCGGGGATATCAGGAAAGAGTGCGCTGCTGCAGCTAAGGCGTCCCTTCTATGATGTCGCGATCATGACGGTCGCAGGCGACAACGATAAAACAGGGAAAGAGTCCTCCGACCTGATCTATACCTATCTGACTGGAAACAAGGAGTCCGACAAGGATGACATGCGAATGTTTTACAAAAAGATTTATCCGAAATATGGTGATCGAGGCACAGAGTTGATCAGCCGGAACCAGCAGATGGCAACCGATATTTTAGAATTCCTGAACAGTCATGTACTGAAGAAATCGATTCCCTGGCAGGACCGCCGCAGTCGATTCGAGCGATAA
- a CDS encoding SAM hydrolase/SAM-dependent halogenase family protein → MSAHDPLITITSDFGTADSYVAQMKGVILGVNSRTRLIDVTHEIPPQAVFRAALMLPELLQTFPAGTYHLVVVDPGVGSARRILAAELDGHYFIAPDNGLLDPLLQQATHSRVYELTNSRFWRNEISTTFHGRDIMAPAIAHWSRGATLDEMGEPLSGSPISLPLPEPTMTESEVVGTILYVDHFGNMVSNIRREHVKQWEGSDVDPIIRLESEGSLRFIDSGISETYADSLPGQGLILWGSHGFLEVALNGGNAAAKFKSQAGETLTIY, encoded by the coding sequence ATGAGTGCTCACGATCCTCTGATTACAATTACTTCTGATTTTGGAACCGCAGACAGTTATGTCGCGCAGATGAAAGGGGTGATTCTGGGCGTCAATTCACGGACCCGATTGATCGATGTCACCCATGAAATCCCGCCTCAGGCAGTCTTTCGTGCGGCGTTGATGCTGCCTGAACTTCTGCAGACATTCCCGGCCGGGACCTATCATCTGGTCGTGGTCGATCCGGGGGTCGGTTCTGCACGGAGAATCCTCGCGGCGGAATTAGATGGTCATTATTTTATCGCTCCCGATAACGGACTGCTGGATCCGCTGCTGCAACAAGCCACCCATTCCCGTGTTTACGAACTCACCAATTCCCGATTTTGGCGTAATGAGATTTCAACCACCTTTCACGGGCGGGATATCATGGCCCCTGCAATTGCACACTGGAGCAGGGGAGCGACACTCGATGAAATGGGGGAGCCTCTATCGGGTTCTCCAATATCACTTCCACTTCCTGAACCGACCATGACCGAGTCGGAAGTTGTCGGGACGATTCTGTACGTCGATCACTTCGGAAACATGGTCAGCAATATTCGTCGCGAACACGTGAAACAATGGGAAGGGAGCGATGTCGATCCGATTATCCGTTTGGAAAGTGAAGGCAGCCTGCGGTTCATCGACTCCGGCATCAGCGAGACTTACGCCGATTCTCTACCAGGCCAAGGACTGATTTTGTGGGGATCGCACGGGTTTCTCGAAGTTGCTCTGAATGGAGGCAATGCCGCGGCCAAGTTTAAATCTCAGGCTGGAGAGACCTTGACGATCTACTGA
- a CDS encoding flagellar hook-basal body protein: MKNRNSWSSLGLVALFCLGLSLHLSGLPAGEQNTDRQSGASAPPRELLSDESDLPAMLLLAAEDSDSTVPIPLDQPKELKSTVPEPRDQVGKPRMTPEAFANPEEAVPLPNGSVPHEALIRKFIEVDMKDSSKEEQEIWFQLLRNESPGLARNLLNLRKDFGSSFTPSDLSLENTIGPAPPEMEVEEQTNITPSRTISPNIDLESAELTELKTLWTTVRNMAMFNIGQAHISGYKRFEFISTDEMPIPADEEHEELTTAPTGTYRLDLSQGKLRETGRELDLALKVSGWLEVASQESGLSYYTRNGCFSLSANRQIVLKVGTHEFELSPAINIPLSATDIEISDTGLVTALVENDVTELGQLQIFRFPNATSLYYLGKGIYYGSRSSGAPVMAEPLPGMIQQGFLEDSNVEEEVEITNLDRYYKQWQTGLKLITEYPLLPTE; the protein is encoded by the coding sequence ATGAAGAATCGAAACAGTTGGTCAAGTCTCGGATTAGTCGCCCTCTTTTGCCTTGGACTCAGCCTGCATCTGTCGGGCCTACCTGCCGGTGAGCAGAATACGGATAGGCAATCGGGAGCTTCCGCTCCTCCACGAGAACTACTGAGCGACGAAAGCGATCTTCCCGCCATGCTGCTATTAGCAGCGGAGGATTCGGACTCAACAGTTCCCATACCTCTCGATCAACCGAAAGAACTGAAATCAACGGTGCCCGAACCTCGCGATCAGGTGGGAAAGCCACGTATGACGCCAGAAGCCTTCGCAAATCCGGAGGAAGCTGTGCCTCTTCCCAATGGCTCCGTTCCACACGAAGCGCTCATTCGCAAATTTATCGAAGTCGATATGAAAGATTCCTCGAAGGAAGAACAGGAAATCTGGTTCCAACTGTTACGGAATGAATCTCCTGGCTTGGCTCGCAACCTGTTGAATCTGCGAAAAGACTTTGGGTCTTCCTTCACCCCGTCCGATCTCTCACTCGAAAACACAATCGGGCCCGCTCCACCAGAGATGGAAGTCGAAGAGCAAACCAACATCACGCCCTCACGGACGATTTCACCGAATATCGATTTGGAAAGCGCGGAGTTGACCGAGTTGAAAACGTTGTGGACTACGGTCCGTAACATGGCGATGTTCAATATCGGCCAGGCGCATATTTCGGGGTACAAACGATTCGAATTTATTTCTACAGATGAAATGCCAATTCCAGCGGATGAAGAACATGAAGAATTAACAACTGCTCCTACGGGTACCTATCGTCTGGATCTTTCACAGGGGAAATTGAGAGAGACAGGTCGTGAACTCGATCTGGCCCTAAAAGTATCTGGTTGGTTGGAAGTGGCCTCCCAAGAATCTGGCCTAAGCTACTATACCCGAAATGGTTGTTTTTCCTTGAGTGCGAACAGACAAATCGTCTTGAAAGTCGGTACTCATGAATTTGAATTGTCGCCTGCGATTAACATCCCATTGTCGGCGACCGACATCGAGATCAGTGACACTGGCCTGGTAACCGCACTGGTGGAAAATGATGTCACCGAGTTAGGCCAGTTGCAGATTTTCCGTTTCCCGAACGCGACTTCTTTGTATTACCTTGGTAAAGGAATCTACTATGGTTCCCGTAGTAGTGGTGCACCTGTGATGGCGGAACCTCTTCCAGGGATGATTCAGCAAGGATTTCTGGAAGACTCGAACGTCGAGGAAGAGGTCGAAATAACCAATCTCGACCGTTACTACAAACAGTGGCAAACTGGTTTAAAGTTGATAACCGAATACCCTCTACTGCCAACGGAGTAA
- a CDS encoding class I SAM-dependent methyltransferase, whose protein sequence is MILMHNTNPGGETTHEDILTPPLPRRMLRHLIFSHRIDLGTRWLVAGCGEGELTRYLHMLGFEVIGIDDDLEKIETARKLSPHIRYEHWDRDHGPLNFAEQEFDLILVCGLNTFAHSIESRESLETTAMLLSSLKSSAPLVFINRQEYEQNEMSFGFPTCTFTNLLSNFPGPTQTALFPDGSFTPWPFNKLQHRGKENGYLAVSLLAPRPQLSRGSWLKLAENGVRKQSLLPFQTSQQKAESTEAIRRAA, encoded by the coding sequence ATGATTCTAATGCACAACACAAATCCGGGTGGAGAGACCACCCATGAGGATATTCTGACCCCACCACTTCCCCGTCGCATGTTGCGGCACCTGATCTTTTCGCATCGGATTGATTTGGGTACCCGTTGGCTGGTTGCCGGTTGTGGAGAAGGGGAGCTGACTCGTTATCTGCACATGCTCGGCTTCGAAGTCATCGGGATTGATGACGACTTGGAAAAAATCGAAACCGCCCGCAAGCTATCACCCCATATCCGCTATGAGCACTGGGACCGCGATCATGGTCCGCTCAACTTTGCTGAACAGGAATTCGATCTGATTCTGGTGTGTGGTCTAAATACATTCGCCCACAGTATTGAATCGCGAGAATCCCTCGAAACGACGGCGATGTTGCTTTCCAGCCTCAAGTCATCGGCACCCTTGGTATTCATTAATCGCCAGGAATACGAACAGAACGAAATGTCGTTCGGATTTCCGACCTGCACGTTTACGAACCTGCTGTCGAATTTCCCCGGACCAACTCAGACTGCCCTGTTTCCTGATGGCAGCTTTACTCCGTGGCCGTTTAACAAACTGCAGCACCGGGGCAAAGAAAATGGTTACCTGGCCGTTTCACTGCTGGCACCTCGACCGCAACTATCGCGCGGAAGCTGGTTGAAGCTGGCCGAAAATGGTGTTCGCAAACAATCTTTGTTACCATTTCAGACGTCCCAGCAGAAAGCAGAATCTACCGAAGCAATCCGCCGCGCGGCGTGA
- a CDS encoding nucleotidyl transferase family protein: MTPLTFSPRIRWVLLANSPSAELRSLLVESTSPDLISIDGDGHQSLARAMEQFHAVLEPGCLLRMIVPRSLQLAGRDGEAYQLLLLEQSVCRTACWVWESVTADELRQLVHWFHQPEEQPPRAADELYEQVATAELQQLWLGERTRTWVQQSQSLSDEPRPVGLLSGSFNPLHTGHRELKSLAEKRLRGPVHYEMPIRNADKPPLDYLSLFRRLRQFADEPVLLSTAATFQEKSVEMTEVTFIIGADTAIRVVNPRFYGSESDMLFAFEQLRERGCQFLVAPRQIGGTLLEERNVELPTAAKSLFEFIPVAEFCLDISSTELRGSQLHPFGLD, encoded by the coding sequence ATGACGCCACTAACTTTCTCTCCGCGAATACGATGGGTACTTCTGGCGAATTCGCCCTCGGCTGAACTGCGTTCGCTGCTGGTCGAATCGACATCTCCAGATTTGATTTCGATCGACGGTGACGGCCACCAATCGCTCGCACGGGCGATGGAGCAGTTTCATGCCGTGCTGGAGCCAGGTTGCCTTTTGAGGATGATCGTTCCTCGTTCTTTGCAACTGGCTGGCAGAGACGGCGAAGCGTATCAACTGTTATTGCTTGAACAGTCAGTCTGCCGTACGGCCTGCTGGGTGTGGGAATCGGTAACTGCAGATGAACTCCGGCAACTCGTCCACTGGTTTCATCAACCGGAAGAGCAACCCCCGCGCGCTGCCGACGAATTATACGAACAAGTCGCAACCGCTGAACTGCAACAGCTGTGGTTGGGCGAACGGACCCGAACCTGGGTTCAGCAATCGCAGAGCCTTAGCGACGAACCAAGGCCGGTAGGGCTACTCTCGGGATCATTCAACCCTCTTCACACGGGTCACCGTGAGTTAAAGTCACTGGCCGAGAAAAGATTGAGGGGCCCTGTGCATTACGAGATGCCGATTCGTAACGCCGATAAACCACCGCTGGATTATCTCTCTCTCTTTCGGCGATTACGGCAGTTTGCCGATGAGCCGGTTTTACTTTCGACTGCCGCGACCTTTCAGGAGAAGTCGGTTGAGATGACGGAAGTGACATTCATCATCGGGGCAGATACTGCCATCCGTGTGGTCAATCCTCGTTTTTACGGAAGCGAGTCAGACATGTTATTCGCATTCGAACAACTCAGAGAAAGGGGCTGCCAGTTTCTGGTGGCGCCGCGTCAGATAGGCGGAACATTACTGGAAGAACGAAACGTCGAATTGCCTACCGCTGCTAAATCTCTGTTTGAGTTCATTCCTGTGGCGGAGTTTTGTCTCGACATCTCTTCCACCGAACTTCGTGGCTCACAGCTTCATCCTTTCGGATTAGATTAA
- a CDS encoding HAD-IIB family hydrolase has protein sequence MSTSQVLATDLDGTLIPLDGNPQNVADLQELNTKLREGDVTLVFVTGRHLDAIQALIVQHSLPVPQWIIGDVGTSLYQNVGDMDFSPVNGYVEHQAEITAAYPIKDLRHAFEGIVGLVPQEDEKQGQFKLSYYTDAERLRDLSDRLIELVEVNEAPYSLIQSIDPFTKGGLIDLLPKSISKAYALDWWHRHQDLDREQTLFAGDSGNDLAALVGGYRSIIVGNADPQLVDDVQTAHNKAGWHDRLHKATGVATSGVLEGCHQFSLFGKPG, from the coding sequence ATGTCGACCTCTCAAGTACTCGCCACCGACCTGGATGGCACTCTCATTCCTTTAGACGGAAATCCTCAAAATGTCGCCGACTTGCAGGAACTGAATACAAAACTGCGCGAGGGGGACGTCACTCTGGTTTTCGTTACGGGTCGGCATCTGGACGCTATACAGGCCTTGATCGTTCAACATTCACTGCCCGTTCCTCAGTGGATCATTGGCGATGTCGGCACGTCCCTCTATCAGAATGTCGGCGACATGGATTTCTCGCCAGTCAATGGATATGTCGAACATCAAGCGGAGATCACGGCCGCTTATCCCATTAAAGACTTGCGGCATGCGTTCGAAGGAATCGTGGGGCTGGTTCCTCAGGAAGACGAAAAGCAGGGTCAGTTCAAACTCAGTTACTACACCGATGCCGAACGGCTCCGTGACCTGTCCGATCGACTTATAGAACTGGTCGAAGTGAACGAAGCTCCTTACTCGTTAATCCAATCCATCGATCCCTTCACTAAAGGGGGATTGATTGATCTCTTGCCGAAATCGATCTCCAAAGCGTACGCGCTCGATTGGTGGCATCGTCATCAGGATCTTGATCGGGAGCAGACTTTATTTGCGGGTGATTCGGGGAATGACCTGGCTGCACTCGTGGGGGGCTACCGTTCGATCATCGTCGGTAATGCCGATCCGCAATTAGTGGACGATGTCCAAACGGCGCATAACAAAGCGGGCTGGCACGATCGATTGCATAAAGCAACCGGGGTCGCCACCAGCGGCGTACTCGAAGGCTGTCATCAGTTTAGTCTGTTCGGCAAACCTGGTTAA
- a CDS encoding RNA polymerase sigma factor, whose product MTQDSATLLLIERIRHGEEEAWSEFINLYEGRLLAFARSRIRNNAAAEDIVQEAFLGFLTSLPNYDPATKLETYLFTITSYKLTDHLRREGRRPALSLTTSSSSIGSHDPVGRARRASSLMQSREGKQQEGIVIAECLAGLIEQWQEQGEYERLMCMELLFVLGWPNKRVAEELDITEQAVANHKHFTLSKLKEAAMRSRVLNFDLSQFGIESI is encoded by the coding sequence ATGACTCAAGATTCCGCGACATTATTATTGATCGAACGTATCCGCCACGGAGAAGAAGAGGCGTGGTCGGAGTTCATCAATTTGTACGAGGGACGCCTGCTCGCTTTTGCCCGCAGTCGAATTCGGAATAATGCAGCTGCGGAAGATATTGTGCAGGAAGCCTTTTTGGGATTCCTCACCAGCCTGCCGAATTACGACCCGGCAACCAAACTGGAAACGTATCTGTTTACGATAACGTCTTACAAACTGACCGACCATTTACGCCGGGAAGGACGCCGCCCCGCCCTGTCGCTTACGACGTCTTCCTCTTCCATCGGCAGTCATGACCCGGTAGGCCGCGCTCGCCGAGCATCGAGCCTGATGCAGTCTCGCGAGGGAAAACAGCAGGAAGGGATCGTCATCGCCGAATGCCTGGCCGGACTCATCGAGCAGTGGCAAGAACAGGGAGAGTACGAACGGCTCATGTGCATGGAGCTGCTGTTCGTCCTGGGTTGGCCCAATAAACGGGTCGCCGAAGAATTAGACATCACCGAACAAGCGGTTGCCAATCATAAACATTTCACGCTTTCCAAGCTGAAAGAAGCGGCAATGCGTTCCCGTGTACTCAACTTCGATCTGTCGCAGTTTGGGATCGAGTCTATCTAA
- a CDS encoding efflux RND transporter permease subunit — MFSHFFINRPIFATVLSIVIVILGSVAYLVLPVAQYPEVTPPTIQVSTIYPGANAESVADTVATPIEQEINGVEDMLYLSSSSTNDGQMNIDVTFKVGTDIDMAQVNVQNRVAIAMPKLPEEVTRQGVTTKKRSPSLLMCVNIVSPDDTYDELYLSNYVTIRIRDALARVEGVGDLIVWGARDYSMRVWLDPSLLAARDMTAGDVLRAVREQNVQVAAGQLGQPPVPTGEDFQFTINTKGRLKEVSEFEQIVVKTGSNGETTHLKDVARIELGAKNYDISSLIDGKPTVTLGLFQLPGSNALDTATRIREQMETLKKTFPTGLDYKIVYDTTGFIEQSINDVFVTLFQALGLVFLVVLIFLQSWRATIIPMVAVPVSLIGTFAGMAFFGFSLNNLSLFGLVLAIGVVVDDAIVIVESVQTHLANGLSSKEASRRAMTELFGPVIATSLVLLAVFIPTAFMSGITGAFFSQFALTIAAAVTISTFNALTLSPALCALLLKPETAKQDPLEKVMDFAFGWFFKFFNKGMNLSRDSYAWIVRLVVRGSMITLFIYGGLLYLTYIGYQNVPQGFIPAQDKGYLIINAQLPDAASKERTSEVIDNINDIVLNTPGVGHTISMTGFSLVSSSNLSNAGTVIAVLDPFEERKEDKNLYSMMILQKLMGQFSDIKSAQVIGFGPPPVDGVGSTGGFKLQIQDVNARGGEALQAAVEQLGQAATAQPGIASAFTTTSVNQPQLFLDIDREKAKTLGVSLNDLFETLQINLGSAYVNDFSNFGRNWQVIAQAEPKSRIRKDDIGRLKVRNSSGDMVPIATMVTIAEITGPSKISHFNLFRTAELNGNPEPGFSSGDSISIMDQLFQQKFPTGEMGFEWTELTLQEIIAGVDPISKLVFPMAVIFVFLVLAAQYESWSLPLAVILIVPMCLLCSIAGVWLVGMDNNVFTQIGQVLLVGLSAKNAILIVEFARARQDAGMSRFDAVVDACRLRLRPILMTAFSSVLGFLPLVLASGAGAEMRFALGIGVVSGMLGVTFFGLFLTPVFYSVIMKFADRKNPENPEPPLQPEPAPQPTPKPAPTPATTPEPPAAPA, encoded by the coding sequence ATGTTTTCTCACTTCTTCATTAACCGGCCAATTTTTGCGACAGTCTTGTCGATCGTGATCGTGATTCTAGGCTCGGTGGCGTACCTCGTATTGCCAGTCGCTCAGTACCCGGAAGTGACCCCGCCGACGATCCAGGTCTCGACCATTTATCCGGGAGCGAACGCGGAATCGGTTGCCGACACGGTGGCGACACCGATCGAGCAGGAGATCAACGGCGTTGAAGACATGCTGTATCTCTCCTCCAGCAGTACCAACGACGGTCAGATGAATATCGATGTAACATTCAAAGTCGGTACCGATATCGACATGGCCCAGGTCAACGTACAAAACCGGGTGGCCATTGCCATGCCCAAATTGCCCGAAGAAGTCACGCGTCAAGGGGTCACGACGAAAAAACGATCTCCCAGTCTGCTGATGTGTGTCAATATTGTTTCACCGGACGACACCTACGACGAACTGTACCTCAGTAACTACGTCACGATCCGTATTCGCGACGCGCTGGCCCGCGTCGAAGGGGTCGGCGATCTGATTGTCTGGGGGGCACGTGACTACAGCATGCGTGTGTGGCTCGATCCAAGTCTTCTAGCAGCCAGGGACATGACTGCAGGCGATGTTTTACGGGCTGTTCGTGAACAGAATGTGCAGGTTGCAGCTGGCCAATTGGGACAACCTCCTGTCCCTACTGGAGAAGATTTTCAGTTTACCATTAATACCAAAGGTCGCCTGAAAGAAGTCTCCGAGTTTGAACAGATCGTCGTGAAGACAGGTTCGAATGGCGAAACGACACATCTCAAAGATGTCGCCCGCATTGAATTGGGCGCGAAAAACTACGACATCAGTAGTTTGATCGATGGTAAACCTACTGTCACATTGGGGCTGTTCCAGTTGCCCGGCTCGAACGCTTTAGACACCGCGACCCGCATTAGGGAGCAGATGGAAACATTAAAGAAAACATTCCCAACTGGTCTCGACTACAAAATCGTTTATGACACGACTGGTTTTATTGAACAATCCATCAACGATGTTTTCGTGACTTTGTTTCAGGCCCTCGGACTCGTCTTCCTGGTCGTCCTGATCTTTCTACAAAGCTGGCGTGCGACGATCATTCCGATGGTAGCCGTGCCTGTCTCGCTGATTGGTACATTTGCGGGGATGGCGTTTTTCGGGTTCTCTTTGAACAACCTCTCGCTGTTCGGGCTGGTGCTGGCAATCGGTGTGGTCGTGGACGACGCCATCGTGATTGTAGAAAGCGTGCAGACGCACCTGGCGAATGGGCTTTCCAGTAAGGAAGCCTCGCGACGTGCTATGACCGAATTATTCGGTCCTGTTATTGCGACATCTTTGGTATTGCTCGCCGTGTTCATTCCGACCGCCTTCATGTCGGGCATCACCGGTGCGTTCTTCAGTCAGTTCGCATTAACGATTGCGGCGGCTGTAACGATTTCTACCTTCAACGCATTGACGCTCAGCCCGGCTCTCTGTGCTTTGCTGCTCAAGCCGGAAACAGCAAAACAGGATCCACTTGAGAAAGTGATGGACTTCGCTTTCGGTTGGTTCTTCAAGTTCTTCAACAAAGGAATGAACCTCAGTCGTGATTCCTACGCCTGGATTGTGCGACTGGTTGTCCGTGGCAGCATGATCACCCTGTTCATCTATGGCGGTCTGCTTTATCTAACGTATATCGGTTACCAGAATGTCCCCCAAGGATTTATTCCTGCTCAGGACAAAGGGTACCTGATTATTAACGCTCAGTTACCTGATGCTGCGAGCAAGGAACGAACAAGTGAAGTCATCGACAACATTAACGATATCGTGCTGAATACCCCCGGTGTGGGACACACAATCAGCATGACCGGGTTCTCTCTGGTCTCCTCAAGTAACCTGTCGAATGCCGGGACCGTCATCGCCGTGCTCGACCCGTTCGAAGAACGCAAGGAAGATAAAAATCTATATTCAATGATGATCCTGCAAAAACTGATGGGGCAATTCTCTGACATCAAAAGTGCACAGGTCATCGGCTTCGGGCCTCCGCCGGTCGACGGCGTCGGTAGCACGGGTGGTTTCAAGTTGCAGATTCAGGATGTGAACGCACGAGGGGGTGAAGCACTTCAAGCGGCGGTCGAACAACTGGGACAAGCGGCAACGGCGCAGCCCGGTATCGCCTCGGCCTTCACCACTACCAGTGTCAATCAACCTCAACTTTTCCTCGACATTGATCGAGAAAAAGCAAAAACTCTGGGAGTCTCGCTGAACGATCTGTTCGAGACCTTGCAAATCAATCTGGGTTCGGCCTATGTGAACGACTTCAGTAACTTCGGACGCAACTGGCAAGTGATTGCTCAGGCGGAACCGAAGAGCCGTATTCGCAAGGATGATATTGGAAGACTGAAAGTACGGAACTCATCGGGAGACATGGTGCCTATCGCGACGATGGTCACCATTGCAGAGATCACTGGTCCTTCCAAAATTTCCCACTTCAACCTGTTCCGTACGGCCGAGTTGAATGGAAACCCCGAACCTGGATTCAGTTCGGGCGATTCGATTTCGATTATGGATCAACTGTTCCAGCAGAAGTTTCCCACTGGCGAAATGGGATTTGAATGGACCGAACTGACATTACAGGAAATCATCGCCGGAGTGGATCCGATTTCCAAACTGGTCTTTCCTATGGCAGTCATTTTCGTCTTCCTGGTGTTGGCCGCACAGTATGAAAGTTGGTCGCTCCCGCTGGCCGTCATTCTGATTGTCCCTATGTGTCTGCTCTGTTCCATCGCCGGGGTCTGGCTGGTCGGAATGGACAACAACGTCTTCACTCAGATTGGTCAGGTGCTACTCGTTGGTCTCTCGGCGAAGAACGCGATTCTGATTGTGGAGTTCGCCCGCGCCCGACAGGATGCCGGGATGTCCCGATTCGATGCCGTGGTCGATGCTTGCCGATTGAGACTGCGGCCGATTCTGATGACGGCGTTCTCGTCCGTACTCGGCTTTCTCCCACTCGTTCTGGCATCGGGCGCAGGGGCAGAAATGCGATTCGCATTGGGGATCGGGGTCGTCTCAGGGATGTTGGGGGTTACCTTCTTCGGCCTGTTCCTGACACCGGTCTTCTACTCGGTTATCATGAAATTCGCGGACCGCAAGAACCCTGAGAATCCGGAACCTCCTCTTCAACCCGAGCCTGCCCCTCAACCGACACCCAAACCGGCTCCAACTCCGGCAACCACTCCCGAACCCCCTGCTGCACCGGCCTAA